A single region of the Nitrospirota bacterium genome encodes:
- a CDS encoding DUF3365 domain-containing protein, with protein sequence MNNIFSNIHHMKNNYASLSYMLILTGFWTMLIIGLLAWDIHNIKQGAKSEALILAHAIYDDDIQYRRWNSSHGGVYVPVTDKTPPNPYLSHVPDRDITTTEGIKLTLINPAYMTRQVNELMHEAGVSRRGHITSLNPLRPGNSPDTWESMALREFEKGVREVSSIEEMENGEDFMRMMRPLIVEERCLKCHAAQGYKTGDVRGGISVSVPMSPQLEKADKAVIGMSTGHGIIWFLGLSGLILWWLQQKKLYEELEKNNKELLRINSDYEQLLSVTIHDLRSPLVNIQGYSFELKSSMHELQAVMQHMEMTADMRENAVSIINSAIDEEVRLITSNAHKIDSLHNGIIRFLSLRKHELAMEEIDMDSMISGIKESLKPDIQGAGARLEISELPRCTADRKMMTEIFTHLMGNALKYLQPERPGIIRVSGYREDRHSIYCVEDNGIGIAPEYHQDIFEIFHKLDVTVSGIGLGLTIVRKIVERHNGKVWVESEVGKGSRFYVSLPDINK encoded by the coding sequence ATGAATAATATATTTTCAAACATCCATCACATGAAAAATAACTACGCATCCCTCAGCTATATGCTGATATTGACAGGCTTCTGGACCATGTTGATCATCGGGCTGCTGGCATGGGATATTCACAATATAAAACAGGGGGCAAAAAGTGAAGCGCTTATCCTGGCGCATGCCATATATGATGACGATATACAGTACCGCCGCTGGAACTCAAGCCATGGCGGAGTATATGTGCCTGTAACAGACAAGACACCTCCGAACCCGTACCTGAGCCATGTTCCCGATAGAGACATAACGACCACGGAAGGCATTAAGCTCACCCTGATAAACCCCGCGTATATGACACGCCAGGTGAATGAGTTGATGCATGAAGCGGGCGTCAGCCGCCGGGGGCATATAACAAGCCTGAATCCGCTGCGGCCCGGGAACAGCCCCGACACATGGGAGTCCATGGCGCTCAGAGAGTTTGAGAAGGGAGTGAGAGAAGTAAGCTCCATTGAAGAGATGGAGAACGGGGAAGACTTCATGCGCATGATGCGGCCTTTGATAGTTGAGGAAAGGTGCCTTAAATGCCACGCGGCACAAGGCTACAAAACAGGAGATGTCCGCGGCGGCATAAGCGTTTCGGTTCCCATGTCGCCCCAATTGGAAAAAGCAGATAAAGCGGTCATCGGGATGTCAACAGGCCACGGAATTATATGGTTCCTCGGATTATCAGGGCTGATACTGTGGTGGCTGCAGCAGAAAAAACTTTATGAAGAACTGGAAAAAAACAACAAAGAACTTCTGCGGATAAACAGCGATTATGAACAGCTGCTTTCTGTAACTATCCATGACCTCCGTTCGCCTCTCGTAAACATACAGGGCTACAGTTTTGAACTGAAAAGCTCAATGCACGAACTCCAGGCCGTGATGCAGCACATGGAAATGACTGCTGATATGAGGGAGAACGCCGTCTCCATCATAAACAGCGCCATTGACGAGGAAGTGCGGCTGATCACTTCCAATGCCCACAAAATAGACTCACTGCATAACGGCATTATCCGGTTTCTGAGTTTAAGAAAACACGAACTTGCCATGGAAGAGATAGATATGGACTCCATGATATCTGGCATCAAAGAGAGCCTGAAACCGGATATCCAGGGGGCCGGCGCGAGGCTTGAGATATCGGAACTGCCCCGCTGCACGGCTGACAGAAAGATGATGACAGAGATCTTCACGCACCTCATGGGTAACGCCCTTAAATACCTTCAGCCTGAGCGTCCCGGCATCATCAGGGTTTCAGGATACAGAGAGGACAGGCATTCCATTTATTGCGTGGAAGACAACGGCATTGGAATAGCTCCTGAATACCATCAGGATATATTTGAGATATTTCACAAGCTGGATGTTACAGTAAGCGGGATAGGCCTCGGGCTCACTATTGTCAGAAAGATAGTTGAGAGGCATAACGGAAAGGTATGGGTTGAATCGGAGGTTGGCAAGGGGAGCAGGTTCTATGTGTCA
- a CDS encoding HAMP domain-containing histidine kinase: MKIKTETDKMKTLFPDIGLKAKFLIATSLVIILLGFLTALFVNKVWTHSLKHELTHHGLIITKNLSANSTDFILTQNILKLQNLIDDMMKNEEDISYIYLISSKGMVMAHTFEDGFPAGLKGINAPAPGQAYSLKLLDTEKGYIQEFSVPLFHNLGTAHVGISENRIRKNVSQTMWTIVLITMIFLGIGILLINIIVTSALKPLKMLTAGAEKIGAGDYGHRIEVQSNDETGVLSASFNKMAFELKENIYKLEQDIIERKKTEEKLNELARELQQIIYVTSHDLRAPLVNVEGYHKEIGYSLQELNDLLKETDMPEARKEKIAFLIEKDIPESVKYIDKSVAKMDSLLAGLLRLSRSGKAKLEMDELDMNRLVHDVTSTFEYQFKEKGAGYEASGLPSCTGDLQQMNQAFSNLIGNALKYLDPSRPGMIRVSGHREDGHNIYCVEDNGIGIAPEYLGNIFDIFYQANRRSGGEGLGLSIVKKIVERHGGKVWVESEIGKGSRFYVSLPG, translated from the coding sequence ATGAAAATCAAAACTGAAACAGATAAAATGAAGACACTCTTTCCGGACATCGGGCTCAAGGCCAAGTTTCTTATCGCCACCAGCCTGGTCATCATTCTTCTGGGTTTTCTGACAGCCCTGTTTGTAAACAAGGTATGGACCCATTCCCTGAAGCATGAACTGACACATCATGGTTTGATCATCACTAAAAATCTTTCTGCCAATTCAACCGACTTCATCCTCACGCAGAATATATTAAAGCTTCAAAATCTTATTGATGACATGATGAAAAACGAGGAAGACATATCATACATATATCTCATCAGTTCAAAAGGCATGGTTATGGCCCACACCTTTGAAGACGGGTTCCCCGCGGGCCTGAAAGGGATCAACGCTCCTGCTCCTGGCCAGGCATATTCCTTAAAGCTGCTTGATACTGAAAAAGGTTATATACAGGAATTTTCCGTCCCGCTATTTCACAACCTCGGGACAGCCCACGTGGGCATCTCGGAAAACCGTATCAGAAAAAACGTCTCTCAGACGATGTGGACGATTGTTCTTATTACCATGATATTCCTCGGGATCGGGATATTGCTGATCAATATCATTGTTACCAGCGCGCTCAAGCCGCTTAAGATGCTCACTGCCGGAGCGGAGAAGATAGGCGCGGGCGACTATGGCCACAGAATAGAAGTCCAATCCAATGACGAGACAGGGGTTTTATCCGCAAGCTTCAACAAGATGGCATTTGAGTTAAAGGAGAACATTTACAAACTCGAACAGGACATCATTGAACGCAAGAAGACGGAAGAGAAACTGAATGAACTGGCAAGGGAACTTCAGCAGATAATTTATGTAACCTCTCATGACCTGCGCGCGCCGCTTGTCAATGTCGAAGGCTATCACAAGGAGATCGGTTACTCTCTTCAGGAACTCAATGACCTTCTGAAAGAAACAGATATGCCGGAAGCCCGCAAAGAGAAGATCGCATTCCTGATAGAAAAAGATATCCCTGAATCCGTGAAGTATATAGACAAGAGCGTTGCAAAGATGGACTCCCTGCTTGCAGGGCTGCTGAGGCTTTCCCGCTCAGGCAAGGCAAAGCTTGAGATGGATGAACTTGATATGAACAGGCTTGTGCATGATGTCACCTCAACCTTTGAATATCAGTTTAAAGAAAAAGGCGCGGGATACGAGGCATCAGGACTCCCTTCATGCACCGGTGACCTTCAGCAGATGAACCAGGCATTTTCAAATTTGATAGGAAACGCTCTTAAATACCTCGACCCGTCGCGTCCCGGCATGATCAGGGTTTCAGGCCACAGGGAAGACGGCCATAACATCTATTGCGTTGAAGACAACGGCATAGGCATCGCGCCTGAATACCTGGGGAATATATTCGATATCTTCTATCAGGCAAATAGAAGGTCCGGCGGAGAAGGCCTCGGCCTCAGCATAGTAAAAAAGATAGTGGAGAGGCACGGCGGAAAGGTATGGGTTGAGTCGGAGATCGGCAAGGGGAGCAGGTTTTATGTGTCATTGCCGGGATAA